The following coding sequences lie in one Arachis ipaensis cultivar K30076 chromosome B03, Araip1.1, whole genome shotgun sequence genomic window:
- the LOC107632076 gene encoding LEAF RUST 10 DISEASE-RESISTANCE LOCUS RECEPTOR-LIKE PROTEIN KINASE-like 1.2 has translation MSTKGICGSKDEFRFTCYCPDGTNHALDCSHHHSKLNWKKKVAIGVAAAVLSAVILGIAFSLYYRRWKKNFQDVSFVPSHSMSSFLEDTEKGHQKYSGLQFFAYRELQEATNNFDPDRELGDGGFGKVYFGKLGDGRFVAVKKMYENNYRTVEQFMNEVEILTGLRHQNLVSLYGCNSSHSSELMLVYEYVSNGTVADHLHGQKAKSGALCWDTRMKIAIDTASALVYLHASDIIHRDVKTNNILLDDHFRAKVADFGLSRLFPNHLTHISTAPQGTPGYVDPEYHEYYQLTDRSDVYSFGVVLIELISSMRAVDITRHRHEINLSNMAMKKIQSGALHEIVDKSLGFESDLRVRKMINGVAELAFRCLQSSKDMRPSMVQVLDTLKDIQSDGKYKSKPEVMDISKQEDNDATVLKNEPPPPSPDSNGRV, from the exons ATGTCGACTAAAGGAATATGCGGATCCAAAGATGAGTTTCGGTTTACTTGCTATTGCCCTGATGGAACTAATCATGCTTTGGATTGTTCTCATCATCATA GTAAATTGAATTGGAAAAAGAAAGTTGCCATAG GAGTTGCTGCTGCTGTGCTTAGTGCAGTTATATTAGGCATTGCCTTTAGTCTCTATTACCGTAGATGGAAGAAGAATTTTCAAGATGTATCATTTGTACCATCTCACAGCATGTCTTCTTTTTTAGAAGACACTGAAAAGGGACATCAAAAATACTCTGGACTCCAATTCTTTGCCTATAGAGAACTTCAAGAGGCCACAAACAACTTTGATCCAGACAGAGAACTAGGAGATGGAGGCTTTGGGAAAGTATATTTTG GAAAACTTGGAGACGGCCGTTTTGTTGCTGTGAAAAAGATGTATGAGAACAATTACAGGACAGTAGAGCAATTCATGAATGAAGTTGAGATCTTAACAGGCTTGCGCCACCAAAATCTGGTATCACTGTATGGATGTAATTCCAGCCACAGCAGCGAATTAATGCTTGTGTACGAATATGTTTCGAACGGAACAGTTGCAGATCATCTCCACGGACAGAAAGCGAAATCTGGTGCTCTCTGTTGGGATACCAGAATGAAGATTGCTATAGACACAGCTAGTGCATTGGTATATCTTCATGCTTCAGACATCATCCACAGAGATGTTAAAACCAATAATATCCTTCTTGATGATCACTTTAGAGCCAAAGTAGCCGATTTTGGACTCTCAAGACTATTTCCAAACCACTTAACTCACATTTCCACAGCGCCACAAGGCACACCTGGTTATGTTGATCCGGAGTACCACGAGTACTACCAGCTGACGGATAGAAGCGATGTGTACAGTTTTGGAGTTGTGCTGATTGAACTAATATCTTCAATGCGTGCAGTTGACATAACAAGGCATAGGCATGAGATCAATTTGTCGAACATGGCCATGAAGAAGATTCAGAGTGGTGCGTTGCATGAGATTGTAGACAAAAGCCTTGGATTCGAATCGGATTTGAGGGTAAGGAAGATGATCAATGGTGTTGCAGAGTTGGCATTTCGGTGCTTGCAGAGTTCTAAGGATATGAGGCCTTCAATGGTACAAGTGTTGGATACTTTGAAGGATATACAAAGTGATGGGAAATATAAAAGCAAACCAGAGGTGATGGATATATCAAAACAAGAAGATAATGATGCAACCGTGCTTAAGAACGAACCACCTCCACCTTCACCTGATTCAAATGGAAGAGTATAG
- the LOC110269549 gene encoding LEAF RUST 10 DISEASE-RESISTANCE LOCUS RECEPTOR-LIKE PROTEIN KINASE-like 2.7, producing the protein MAVQIHENLVRSMFTISLLCLATLAKLSISQESEYAACSKAYSCGEIANIYYPFWGGSRPSYCGISQQFKLSCHANRNTSIQIGSQTFHVLNIDQPACNITMVRTGIAYDQCSSHLTNTSLETSMFRFSPNVRNVSIFYDCAGNNSDA; encoded by the exons ATGGCGGTGCAAATACATGAAAACCTTGTTAGATCAATGTTCACTATATCTCTGTTATGCTTGGCCACTTTGGCAAAACTTTCAATCTCTCAAGAAAGTGAATATGCAGCGTGCTCCAAGGCTTACAGCTGCGGAGAAATAGCCAACATCTACTATCCTTTCTGGGGAGGGAGCAGGCCAAGCTATTGCGGCATCAGCCAGCAATTCAAGCTCAGCTGCCACGCTAATCGCAACACCTCCATTCAAATTGGCTCACAGACTTTTCATGTGCTGAATATCGATCAACCTGCTTGCAACATAACAATGGTTAGAACTGGGATTGCCTATGATCAATGCTCTTCTCATTTAACCAACACTTCCTTAGAGACAAGCATGTTTCGCTTCTCGCCAAACGTTAGGAACGTCTCAATCTTCTATGACTGCGCTGGCAACAACAGTG ATGCATAG